Proteins from a single region of Carassius carassius chromosome 37, fCarCar2.1, whole genome shotgun sequence:
- the LOC132117887 gene encoding F-box only protein 30-like translates to MEEPHVHCMSCISRRCMVKPEPGTSCDLISCPLVCGAVFHSCKAVEHKLLCPLERVPCLNQSIGCPFTLARGQMAEHLEVCPAGVVCCSMEWNRWPVNDEDYRSYERLSQEAYEVEQLDMALALQDQRTMLASLKLVSLAPTSSPEKRTQAAGQNKKPGLVSVAQAPCVQVESVEMEPMAGCSKEKISNGINGIKEEHYGELYQTTVETTKSLSAALNVLIHLNSSETDGTDTNASAGLTERNGKLHEKVRMREDAGFSCDKIASEVNGLKEELQPQQHQKLMELGRSLASALGALGDAVKGTETINGSIVNDNGKLIQSETLESADVDMKDVTSVVDGELGAVGGFDSGEPTLDVLAHEATGECRPVMLEDIDRQGFCNGSHSIVDDLMESTQNPESQGSWEFIGPLIPHRPEIRQDQHAFLIQEASGSQAPLLQQPLHAQTLTVQRDSALPTMALDFEDRAFERKLQNLQFLRNFMPLALNGRKGSFTEVFPHRNPHCKMEDKAVDTSDLNQEPMDDPMGLGEIDFTAAALLFCLEESPRARRISDTVYAFGGTRVDFGTQTFSFPAAILATSTMVGEVASASACDRAAPRLSQPSPFCTLRLDLTLEQLVPRPSWAPREGSMFTFECGQLFRREEFLSHVRNVHGDIHSGLNSWMEHRCPLAYYGCTYSQRRFCPSSQGSKVVHDRHLRSFGVQPISEPVTQPKCDHLSGLPFEVLQHLARFLDGFSLCQLSMVSRTMRDVCASLLQTRGMVVVQWEKKQYLDGRQSWQIKDKVWRFSTAFSPVNRWEFADISSMADHLKHCPYNEVLRQVEAVPLPCMCTTRELTRDGRSLRSVLKPVS, encoded by the exons ATGGAGGAGCCTCATGTTCATTGCATGTCCTGCATAAGCAGAAGATGCATGGTCAAACCTGAACCCGGCACTTCCTGTGACCTCATCAGCTGCCCTCTTGTGTGTGGTGCTGTCTTCCACAGCTGCAAGGCAGTTGAACACAAACTGCTGTGCCCGCTTGAAAGGGTGCCATGTCTTAACCAAAGCATTGGATGCCCTTTTACACTGGCCCGTGGCCAGATGGCAGAGCACCTTGAGGTGTGTCCTGCAGGTGTGGTGTGCTGCTCTATGGAGTGGAATAGGTGGCCAGTGAACGACGAGGATTATCGTTCGTATGAGAGACTGAGTCAAGAAGCATATGAGGTGGAGCAGCTTGACATGGCGCTTGCCCTCCAGGACCAGCGCACCATGTTAGCGTCACTCAAACTCGTCTCTCTGGCTCCCACTAGTAGTCCGGAGAAAAGGACTCAGGCGGCAGGACAAAACAAAAAGCCTGGCCTAGTCTCAGTTGCTCAGGCTCCATGTGTGCAGGTGGAGAGTGTTGAGATGGAGCCTATGGCTGGTTGCTCGAAAGAAAAGATTTCCAATGGGATTAACGGTATTAAAGAAGAACATTATGGTGAGCTCTACCAAACCACAGTAGAGACAACCAAAAGCCTGTCTGCAGCTCTCAACGTCCTGATCCACCTTAATTCTTCAGAAACAGACGGTACAGACACTAATGCATCAGCTGGACTTACAGAACGCAATGGGAAACTGCATGAAAAGGTGAGGATGAGAGAGGATGCCGGGTTTAGCTGTGATAAAATAGCTAGCGAAGTCAATGGCCTAAAGGAGGAGCTACAGCCTCAACAGCACCAGAAACTCATGGAACTTGGCAGGAGCTTGGCCTCTGCTCTCGGAGCATTAGGAGATGCTGTCAAAGGCACTGAGACAATTAATGGTTCGATAGTAAATGACAATGGTAAGCTCATTCAGTCAGAAACTTTGGAGTCTGCAGATGTTGATATGAAGGATGTTACATCAGTGGTTGATGGTGAGCTTGGGGCTGTTGGGGGATTTGATAGTGGAGAACCCACTTTAGATGTTCTTGCTCATGAGGCAACAGGTGAGTGTCGACCAGTCATGTTGGAAGACATCGATAGACAAGGGTTCTGTAATGGCTCTCATAGTATTGTAGATGACTTAATGGAATCAACTCAAAACCCAGAGTCTCAAGGTTCTTGGGAGTTTATTGGTCCTTTAATTCCCCATAGGCCAGAAATCAGACAAGATCAACATGCTTTCTTGATTCAGGAGGCCTCTGGATCACAAGCTCCATTACTGCAGCAACCTTTACATGCTCAGACTCTGACCGTCCAGAGAGACAGTGCTCTACCAACAATGGCATTAGACTTTGAAGACAGAGCTTTTGAGAGGAAACTCCAAAACCTTCAGTTCCTGCGCAACTTTATGCCACTTGCTCTTAATGGACGGAAGGGGTCGTTTACAGAAGTCTTTCCTCATAGAAATCCACATTGCAAAATGGAGGACAAAGCGGTAGACACATCGGATTTGAATCAGGAGCCAATGGATGACCCAATGGGACTTGGCGAAATTGACTTTACGGCAGCCGCTCTTCTGTTCTGCTTGGAGGAGTCACCACGAGCTCGGAGGATATCCGACACAGTCTATGCGTTTGGGGGCACACGTGTTGACTTCGGTACCCAGACATTTAGTTTCCCTGCTGCCATCTTGGCAACAAGTACGATGGTTGGCGAGGTTGCATCGGCTTCCGCTTGCGATCGAGCCGCACCACGCCTTTCACAACCAAGTCCGTTTTGCACTCTACGGCTTGATCTGACGCTGGAGCAGCTAGTGCCTCGCCCAAGCTGGGCTCCACGCGAGGGCTCCATGTTTACCTTTGAGTGCGGCCAGCTCTTCCGTCGAGAAGAGTTCCTCTCGCATGTTCGCAATGTTCATGGAGATATCCATTCTGGACTCAATAGCTGGATGGAGCACCGTTGTCCTTTAGCGTATTATGGCTGCACATACTCCCAACGCAGATTCTGCCCATCCTCTCAGGGCTCAAAAGTTGTTCACGACCGCCACCTCAGGTCCTTCGGGGTGCAACCCATCTCGGAACCTGTGACTCAACCCAAGTGTGATCACCTTAGTGGATTGCCATTTGAAGTACTTCAACATTTAGCCCGGTTTTTGGATGGCTTTAGCCTATGTCAACTGTCAATGGTGTCCCGTACAATGAGGGATGTTTGCGCCAGTCTGCTGCAGACTCGTGGCATGGTGGTGGTACAATGGGAAAAGAAGCAATATTTGGATGGAAGACAATCCTGGCAGATAAAAGACAAG GTTTGGCGTTTCAGCACAGCTTTTAGCCCAGTTAACCGCTGGGAGTTTGCGGACATCTCTAGCATGGCAGACCATCTGAAACATTGCCCATACAATGAAGTCCTCCGGCAAGTGGAGGCGGTTCCACTGCCCTGCATGTGCACGACCAGAGAGCTAACACGAGACGGCAGATCGCTTCGATCTGTTCTCAAACCAGTATCATAA